The following coding sequences lie in one Pectobacterium sp. A5351 genomic window:
- the mpaA gene encoding murein tripeptide amidase MpaA, protein MENTIIPLQARQQRGNLPSLGEPYGKSLLGAPLLYFPAELAASESGLIIAGTHGDETAAVVALSCALRTLFSGQRRHHVVLAVNPDGCQLGLRANANGVDLNRNFPASNWQPGKTVYRWNSAADERDVELSTGETAGSEPETKALCTLIEKLNPRWVVSFHEPLACIEDPHRSELGRWLAQQCELPLVSSVGYDTPGSFGSWCADRSLHCITAELPPISADAASECYLKAMVALLSQQF, encoded by the coding sequence ATGGAAAACACGATCATTCCTCTTCAGGCGCGCCAGCAACGCGGTAATTTGCCGTCGCTGGGGGAACCTTATGGAAAATCGCTGCTGGGCGCACCGCTGCTGTATTTCCCCGCCGAGTTAGCGGCCTCGGAGAGCGGGCTGATTATTGCCGGAACGCACGGTGATGAAACCGCAGCGGTAGTCGCGCTTTCCTGCGCGCTGCGAACGCTCTTTTCGGGGCAGCGTCGCCATCATGTGGTTCTTGCGGTGAATCCGGATGGTTGTCAGTTGGGCCTGCGCGCTAACGCTAACGGCGTCGATCTCAATCGTAATTTTCCTGCCAGTAACTGGCAGCCGGGAAAGACAGTATACCGCTGGAATAGCGCCGCAGATGAACGCGATGTCGAGTTATCCACGGGTGAAACCGCAGGTTCAGAACCGGAAACGAAAGCCCTTTGCACATTGATTGAGAAACTTAATCCTCGCTGGGTTGTCTCTTTTCATGAGCCACTCGCCTGCATTGAAGATCCGCATCGTTCCGAACTGGGTCGATGGTTGGCGCAGCAGTGCGAGCTGCCGTTAGTGTCGAGTGTCGGTTACGACACACCAGGATCGTTCGGAAGTTGGTGCGCCGATCGTTCGCTCCACTGCATTACCGCTGAGCTGCCGCCGATCTCGGCAGATGCCGCCAGCGAATGCTACCTGAAAGCGATGGTTGCGTTGCTAAGCCAGCAATTTTAA
- the ttcA gene encoding tRNA 2-thiocytidine(32) synthetase TtcA: protein MQENQQIKQKQQYNLNKLQKRLRRNVGEAIADFNMIEEGDRIMVCLSGGKDSFTMLEILRNLQQSAPVNFSLVAVNLDQKQPGFPEHVLPQYLDSIGVEYKIVEENTYGIVKDKIPEGKTTCSLCSRLRRGILYRTATELGATKIALGHHRDDILQTLFLNMFYGGKLKGMPPKLMSDDGKHVVIRPLAYCREKDIERFAEARQYPIIPCNLCGSQPNLQRQVIKDMLRDWDKRYPGRIETMFSAMQNVVPSHLADHALFDFKGIRHGSDVVDGGDLAFDREELPLQPVGWQPEDDDDATSLTRLDVLEIK from the coding sequence ATGCAAGAAAATCAACAAATTAAACAGAAACAACAATACAATTTGAACAAGTTGCAAAAGCGGCTGCGGCGTAACGTCGGCGAAGCTATCGCTGATTTCAATATGATTGAAGAAGGCGACCGCATTATGGTGTGCCTGTCCGGCGGGAAAGATAGCTTCACCATGCTGGAAATTCTGCGCAATCTGCAACAGAGCGCACCGGTTAACTTTTCGCTGGTCGCGGTGAATTTGGATCAGAAGCAGCCTGGGTTTCCAGAGCACGTTCTGCCGCAGTATCTTGATAGCATCGGCGTGGAGTACAAGATCGTCGAAGAAAACACCTACGGGATTGTGAAAGACAAGATTCCAGAAGGGAAAACCACCTGCTCACTGTGCTCACGCCTGCGTCGTGGGATTTTGTACCGTACCGCAACGGAACTCGGCGCAACGAAAATCGCCCTTGGTCACCACCGTGACGATATTCTGCAAACGCTGTTCCTGAATATGTTCTACGGTGGAAAACTGAAAGGCATGCCACCGAAGCTGATGAGCGATGACGGCAAACATGTCGTTATCCGCCCGCTTGCCTACTGCCGCGAAAAAGATATCGAACGTTTTGCTGAAGCTCGCCAATACCCGATTATCCCGTGCAACCTGTGCGGCTCGCAGCCAAATCTTCAACGTCAGGTAATTAAAGATATGCTGCGCGACTGGGACAAACGCTATCCTGGCCGTATTGAGACCATGTTCAGCGCCATGCAGAACGTTGTGCCTTCTCATCTTGCCGATCATGCCCTGTTTGATTTCAAAGGCATTCGTCACGGTAGCGACGTGGTGGATGGTGGCGATCTGGCTTTCGACCGCGAAGAACTGCCGTTGCAGCCTGTTGGCTGGCAGCCGGAAGACGATGACGACGCTACGTCACTTACCCGCCTCGATGTGCTGGAAATAAAATAA
- a CDS encoding ABC transporter ATP-binding protein, producing MRNYVSFRNVQKTYDGDRLIVKNLNLDIREGEFLTLLGPSGSGKTTSLMMLAGFETPTQGEILLRDAPLHHLPPHQRDIGMVFQNYALFPHMTVAENLAFPLSIRRLNRADIKEKVDRVLDRVKLTSLADRYPAQMSGGQQQRVALARALVFEPKLVLMDEPLGALDKQLREHMQLEIKELHQSLELTVVYVTHDQSEAMTMSNRVAVFNDGVIQQMDSPSDIYEKPENAFVAQFIGENNTLLATRAEAEGAFYRATLDDGTSLRALKVRPSSPGRKITLCIRPERIHVNAAHVDDGMQHVKARIQQFIYLGDHVRMMTEVAGQPQFMVKLPASEIQPHWKAGTEVNLSWQPEHLRALDSIVMH from the coding sequence ATGAGAAATTATGTCAGCTTCAGGAATGTTCAGAAGACCTATGACGGCGACCGCCTGATCGTCAAAAACCTGAATCTGGATATTCGTGAAGGTGAATTCCTGACCCTGCTTGGGCCATCCGGCTCGGGAAAAACCACCAGTTTGATGATGCTCGCCGGGTTTGAAACCCCGACGCAGGGGGAAATCCTGTTACGCGATGCACCGTTGCACCATCTCCCGCCACATCAGCGTGACATCGGCATGGTGTTTCAGAACTACGCCCTGTTTCCGCACATGACCGTCGCAGAGAACCTGGCGTTTCCGTTGTCCATCCGTCGCCTGAACCGTGCCGATATCAAAGAGAAAGTGGATCGGGTACTGGATCGCGTGAAGCTCACCAGTCTGGCCGACCGCTACCCTGCACAAATGTCTGGCGGCCAGCAGCAGCGTGTCGCGTTGGCTCGGGCGCTAGTCTTTGAACCCAAATTGGTACTGATGGACGAACCGCTGGGCGCGCTGGATAAACAGCTGCGCGAACATATGCAGTTGGAAATTAAAGAGCTACATCAGTCGCTGGAGTTAACCGTAGTGTACGTGACTCACGACCAAAGCGAAGCGATGACCATGTCCAACCGCGTCGCGGTGTTTAACGATGGCGTGATTCAGCAAATGGACAGCCCCAGCGACATCTACGAAAAACCGGAAAACGCGTTTGTGGCGCAGTTTATCGGCGAAAACAATACGCTGCTCGCCACACGCGCCGAGGCCGAAGGCGCATTCTATCGGGCAACGCTGGACGACGGCACCTCGCTGCGCGCGCTGAAAGTCCGCCCCAGTTCACCGGGTCGAAAAATCACCCTCTGCATCCGTCCGGAACGTATTCACGTCAACGCGGCTCACGTCGATGACGGCATGCAGCACGTCAAAGCCCGCATTCAGCAGTTCATCTATCTGGGCGATCACGTCAGGATGATGACAGAAGTGGCGGGTCAGCCGCAGTTTATGGTGAAACTTCCCGCCAGCGAAATTCAGCCGCACTGGAAAGCCGGTACCGAAGTCAATCTGTCATGGCAGCCAGAACACCTGCGCGCGCTGGATAGCATCGTGATGCATTAA
- the zntB gene encoding zinc transporter ZntB — MESFAGKELQHSGAVHAYQLDGKGGITPIGEQDVVNSEQPCWLHLDSTLPASVRWLNKTILVPDSVRNALAGESVRPRVTRLGEGTLITLRSINLNANARPDQLVAVRVFITDKLIISTRRRKVLAIDEILTDLKEGNGPTDSGSWLVSIAESLTDHTSEFIDDLHEKIIDLEEDLLEQKIPPRGELALIRKQLIVLRRYMTPQRDVFSRISGEKLPWMQDDDRRRMQEIADRLGRGLEDLDASIARTTVLSDEITAQMTEAMNRRTYTMSLLAMVFLPTTFLTGLFGVNLGGIPGGDAPFGFVTFCLMLVILVGGVAWWLKRSKWL; from the coding sequence GTGGAATCCTTTGCAGGAAAAGAGTTGCAACACAGCGGTGCGGTTCATGCGTATCAGTTGGATGGAAAGGGGGGCATAACCCCGATTGGCGAGCAGGATGTGGTTAACAGTGAGCAACCCTGTTGGCTGCACCTGGACTCGACACTGCCCGCTAGCGTGCGCTGGTTGAATAAAACGATACTGGTGCCGGATAGCGTGCGCAACGCGCTAGCGGGGGAAAGCGTCCGCCCCAGAGTGACACGCTTGGGCGAGGGCACGCTAATTACGCTGCGCAGCATTAATCTGAATGCCAATGCACGGCCGGATCAACTGGTGGCGGTTCGGGTATTCATTACCGATAAGCTGATTATATCTACCCGGCGCCGTAAGGTTCTGGCTATCGACGAGATTCTTACCGACCTAAAGGAAGGCAATGGCCCGACGGACAGCGGAAGCTGGCTGGTCTCCATTGCGGAATCCTTGACCGATCATACCAGCGAGTTTATTGATGATTTGCATGAAAAAATCATCGATCTGGAAGAGGATTTGCTGGAACAGAAGATTCCACCGCGCGGTGAGCTGGCATTGATCCGCAAACAGCTCATTGTACTACGCCGCTATATGACACCACAGCGCGATGTGTTCTCACGTATTTCCGGTGAGAAATTGCCTTGGATGCAGGATGACGATCGCCGCAGAATGCAGGAAATTGCCGATCGGTTAGGGCGTGGGCTGGAGGATCTGGATGCCAGTATTGCGCGCACCACGGTGCTTTCGGATGAAATCACCGCGCAGATGACTGAAGCGATGAACCGCCGTACCTATACGATGTCGCTGTTGGCAATGGTTTTTTTGCCGACGACGTTCTTAACCGGACTATTTGGCGTCAATTTAGGGGGCATTCCCGGCGGCGACGCGCCGTTTGGTTTTGTCACGTTCTGCCTGATGTTGGTGATATTGGTTGGCGGCGTTGCATGGTGGTTAAAACGCAGTAAATGGCTATAA
- the pdxR gene encoding MocR-like pyridoxine biosynthesis transcription factor PdxR, producing MRSLLTDLLLQRLANQQDGALNKRLYDCIRLAILDGAIAAGERLPSSRDLAQQLSLSRNTVLTAYEQLLAEGYIDARKGSGTFVTEQLPDGNMQPVDSAKAGDVREPKHELSRRGMHLLGYAGASARQWGAFMPGIPDIASFPHDLWRRIQTRLTRRVRPEQLSYSPIGGCPELQLALVDYLRVARSVECTPEQILITEGTHQAMDLLAKMLCNPGDLAWIEDPCYWGIRNVLTINGLRVAPVDVDEQGLAPPETLSLDAIPRLICVTPSHQYPLGAVMSLARRQRLLALAQEHGCWVVEDDYDSEFRFSGSPIPALQGLQAQSPVIYIGTFSKTLYPGLRVSYMVLPPLLAKSLKTAHSELYRGGHWLTQATLAQFIREGHYAAHIRRMRLLYARRRALLTSLIEQHLGADYVGDSSNAGLHMLLSLPSHIDDVVLSAAILRRGVMVKPLSSYYLQPTQQRGLLLGYASVEEEQMTQAFAVIVACIQALNTSHPTA from the coding sequence TTGCGCTCACTTCTGACCGACTTGTTGCTTCAGCGTTTAGCGAACCAGCAAGACGGCGCGCTGAACAAGCGTTTATACGACTGCATTCGGCTCGCGATTCTCGATGGGGCGATTGCCGCTGGCGAGCGCCTGCCGTCGTCGCGCGATCTGGCACAGCAGTTGTCGCTGTCGCGCAATACCGTGCTGACGGCTTATGAACAGCTACTGGCTGAAGGCTATATTGACGCGCGCAAAGGCAGCGGAACCTTCGTCACGGAACAGTTGCCCGATGGCAATATGCAACCCGTGGACAGTGCCAAGGCGGGCGACGTGCGTGAGCCTAAACATGAGCTTTCGCGTCGCGGTATGCATCTGCTGGGTTATGCCGGTGCCTCCGCCCGGCAATGGGGGGCGTTTATGCCGGGTATTCCGGATATCGCCAGCTTTCCTCACGACCTATGGCGACGCATTCAAACGCGCCTGACGCGCCGCGTGCGTCCCGAACAACTGTCCTATTCACCGATTGGCGGTTGCCCCGAGCTGCAACTCGCCTTGGTGGATTACCTGCGCGTCGCCCGCTCCGTTGAGTGCACGCCGGAACAGATTCTGATTACTGAAGGCACCCATCAGGCGATGGATCTGCTGGCTAAAATGCTGTGCAACCCCGGTGATTTAGCGTGGATTGAAGATCCCTGCTATTGGGGAATTCGCAATGTTCTGACGATTAACGGCCTGCGCGTCGCCCCTGTCGATGTCGATGAACAAGGGCTGGCACCGCCGGAAACGCTTTCGCTCGATGCCATCCCGCGCCTGATTTGCGTGACACCGTCACATCAGTATCCACTGGGCGCGGTGATGAGTCTGGCACGACGTCAACGGTTGCTGGCACTGGCACAGGAGCACGGTTGCTGGGTAGTGGAAGATGACTACGACAGCGAGTTCCGCTTCTCCGGCAGTCCAATCCCCGCGCTGCAAGGGCTACAAGCGCAGTCGCCAGTGATCTACATCGGTACATTCAGCAAAACGCTCTACCCCGGCCTGCGCGTCAGCTACATGGTGCTGCCGCCACTGCTGGCGAAATCGCTGAAGACGGCGCATTCTGAGCTCTATCGCGGCGGACACTGGCTCACGCAGGCGACGCTCGCGCAGTTTATCCGCGAAGGCCACTACGCCGCGCACATCCGCCGTATGCGCCTGCTGTATGCCAGACGCCGTGCACTCTTGACGTCATTAATTGAGCAGCATCTGGGGGCGGATTACGTCGGGGATAGCAGCAACGCAGGGCTACATATGCTGCTCAGTCTGCCTTCCCACATCGACGATGTCGTGCTGAGCGCCGCGATCTTGCGCCGTGGCGTGATGGTTAAACCGCTTTCCAGTTACTATCTGCAACCCACTCAGCAGCGTGGTTTACTGCTGGGTTACGCCAGCGTGGAAGAAGAGCAAATGACACAGGCGTTCGCGGTGATTGTGGCCTGTATTCAAGCGCTGAATACGTCTCATCCGACTGCCTGA
- the cor gene encoding phage exclusion lipoprotein Cor: MRKYLCLFVLPLLTTACTTPQNPATCWGKIEIGRHIYDQPIYKQRDGFYMKEYLVGDAFKYTWVEKNKFKDLSDCKDKFK; this comes from the coding sequence ATGCGGAAATATCTCTGCTTGTTTGTATTACCTTTACTAACCACAGCCTGCACTACCCCACAAAATCCCGCCACATGCTGGGGAAAGATAGAAATTGGTCGACACATCTACGATCAGCCAATTTATAAGCAAAGGGACGGTTTCTATATGAAGGAATATTTAGTCGGTGACGCCTTTAAATATACATGGGTTGAGAAGAATAAATTCAAAGACCTATCCGACTGCAAAGATAAGTTTAAGTAA
- a CDS encoding NAD-dependent succinate-semialdehyde dehydrogenase: MQLKTLLKQQALFRQHCLINGEWQDSQNGERLNVTNPATGGVLGSVPLVTVSQTEQAIAAAEQALVEWRKKTGKERAALLQAWARLIMDNQDDLAALLTAEQGKPLAEARGEIAYATSFIDWFAEEAKRIEGSVLQSPQGQQRLLVIKQPIGVCAAITPWNFPAAMITRKVGPALAAGCTMIVKPAEQTPFTALALAELAQQAGIPRGVLQVIVGDAQSVGKVLCDSPVVRKLSFTGSTEVGRILMAQCAPTVKKLSLELGGNAPFIVFDDADVEQAVKGILASKFRNSGQTCVCANRIYVQDGIYPTLVERLVEEVRKLNVGDGTQPGVTQGPLIDADAVSKVEQHIADALSHGATLLLGGKRHELGGTFFTPTIVGGVTREMRFAREETFGPVAPLFRFSDEAEAIAMANDTEFGLAAYVYTRDAVRQWTVPEALDYGMVGINTGLISNEVAPFGGVKQSGLGREGSRFGIEDYLEMKYLCVDLSR; this comes from the coding sequence ATGCAACTGAAAACGTTACTGAAACAACAAGCCTTATTCCGTCAACACTGCCTGATTAACGGCGAGTGGCAAGACAGCCAAAACGGTGAACGTCTGAACGTCACCAATCCGGCGACGGGCGGAGTGCTGGGGTCGGTGCCGCTGGTGACGGTGTCACAAACTGAGCAGGCGATTGCCGCGGCTGAACAGGCACTGGTTGAATGGCGTAAGAAGACAGGAAAAGAACGTGCCGCGCTGTTGCAGGCGTGGGCGCGCCTGATTATGGACAATCAGGATGATCTGGCTGCGTTGCTGACGGCGGAACAGGGAAAGCCGCTGGCGGAAGCGCGGGGCGAAATTGCCTACGCGACCAGCTTTATCGACTGGTTCGCGGAAGAGGCCAAGCGTATTGAAGGCAGCGTGCTGCAATCGCCACAGGGTCAACAGCGCCTGCTGGTCATTAAACAGCCTATCGGCGTGTGTGCGGCGATTACGCCGTGGAATTTCCCGGCGGCGATGATTACGCGTAAAGTCGGTCCTGCGCTGGCGGCAGGTTGCACCATGATCGTCAAACCCGCCGAGCAGACGCCGTTTACCGCGCTGGCGCTGGCGGAATTGGCGCAGCAGGCGGGTATTCCGCGCGGCGTGTTGCAGGTCATCGTTGGCGATGCGCAGTCGGTTGGTAAGGTGTTGTGCGATAGTCCGGTGGTACGCAAACTGAGCTTTACTGGTTCCACGGAAGTGGGCCGCATTCTGATGGCACAGTGCGCGCCAACGGTGAAAAAGCTGTCGCTGGAGCTGGGCGGCAACGCGCCGTTTATCGTATTCGATGATGCCGATGTGGAGCAGGCGGTAAAGGGCATTCTGGCCTCCAAGTTCCGCAACAGTGGGCAGACCTGCGTTTGTGCCAACCGTATCTACGTGCAGGACGGTATTTATCCCACGCTGGTCGAACGGCTGGTTGAGGAAGTGCGCAAGCTGAATGTCGGTGACGGTACGCAGCCGGGTGTGACGCAAGGGCCGCTGATTGATGCTGATGCGGTCAGTAAGGTTGAACAACACATTGCCGATGCGCTATCGCACGGGGCAACGCTGCTGTTAGGTGGGAAACGTCATGAGCTGGGCGGCACGTTCTTCACGCCAACCATCGTCGGTGGGGTCACGCGCGAGATGCGTTTCGCCCGTGAAGAGACGTTCGGGCCCGTCGCGCCGCTGTTCCGTTTCAGCGATGAAGCAGAAGCGATTGCGATGGCGAATGATACTGAATTCGGGCTAGCGGCCTATGTTTACACGCGTGATGCGGTGCGCCAGTGGACGGTACCGGAAGCGCTGGACTACGGCATGGTCGGCATTAATACCGGTCTGATCTCGAATGAAGTCGCACCGTTTGGCGGAGTGAAGCAGTCCGGTCTGGGACGTGAAGGTTCGCGTTTTGGTATCGAAGACTATCTGGAAATGAAATACCTCTGCGTCGATCTTTCCAGATAA
- a CDS encoding 4-aminobutyrate--2-oxoglutarate transaminase yields MKNSELNQRRLAATPRGVGVMCDFYAERAENSTLWDIEGREFIDFAAGIAVLNTGHRHPKIVAAVREQLERFTHTAYQIVPYGSYVTLAERINALAPIEGAAKTTFFTTGAEAVENAVKIARAYTKRPGVIAFNAAFHGRTLLTMTLTGKVAPYSTGFGPFPGSIFHALYPSEQHGITVEQALESVERLMHTDIAADQVAAILLEPVQGEGGFNVAPPSFISGLRKLCDEHGILLIADEVQTGFARTGKLFAMEYYAEKADLITMAKSLGGGFPISGVVGRADVMDAPSPGGLGGTYAGNPLSVASALAVLDVIEEEKLCQRAQRLGAALVETLENIKAQCPALVAIRAQGSMVAAEFNDPNTGKPSAEITRQFQKRALEAGLLLLTCGVHGNVIRFLYPLTVPDDQFSKALSILTRVLTR; encoded by the coding sequence ATGAAGAATAGCGAACTGAATCAACGCCGTCTGGCCGCCACGCCGCGTGGCGTGGGCGTCATGTGTGATTTCTATGCCGAGCGTGCGGAAAACAGCACCCTGTGGGATATTGAAGGTCGGGAATTTATCGACTTTGCTGCTGGGATTGCAGTGCTGAACACCGGCCACCGCCACCCGAAAATTGTTGCCGCGGTGCGCGAGCAGTTGGAGCGCTTTACCCATACGGCCTACCAGATTGTGCCTTACGGCAGCTACGTTACACTGGCCGAACGCATCAACGCGCTGGCGCCGATTGAGGGCGCGGCAAAAACCACGTTCTTTACCACCGGCGCTGAAGCGGTAGAAAACGCAGTGAAAATCGCCCGCGCGTACACCAAACGCCCCGGCGTGATTGCCTTTAACGCCGCGTTTCATGGCCGTACGCTGCTGACCATGACGCTAACGGGCAAAGTGGCACCGTATTCCACAGGGTTCGGGCCGTTCCCTGGTTCCATTTTTCATGCGCTTTATCCGAGTGAGCAACACGGCATCACCGTTGAACAGGCACTGGAAAGCGTTGAACGCCTGATGCACACCGATATCGCTGCCGATCAGGTGGCCGCCATTCTGCTGGAGCCGGTACAGGGCGAAGGCGGCTTTAATGTTGCGCCGCCGTCCTTCATTAGCGGGCTGCGTAAGCTGTGTGATGAGCATGGCATTCTGCTGATTGCCGATGAAGTACAAACGGGTTTTGCCCGTACCGGTAAGCTCTTTGCCATGGAGTATTACGCGGAGAAAGCGGATCTGATTACGATGGCGAAGAGCCTGGGCGGCGGCTTTCCTATCTCAGGCGTTGTCGGTCGTGCTGACGTCATGGACGCGCCATCACCGGGCGGGCTGGGCGGCACCTATGCGGGGAACCCGCTATCGGTGGCCTCCGCGCTGGCGGTATTGGATGTGATTGAAGAAGAGAAATTGTGCCAGCGGGCACAGCGTCTGGGGGCCGCGCTGGTGGAAACGCTGGAAAATATCAAAGCGCAGTGTCCTGCGCTGGTGGCGATTCGTGCACAGGGATCGATGGTGGCGGCAGAATTTAACGATCCGAATACGGGTAAACCATCGGCAGAAATTACCCGTCAATTTCAGAAACGCGCGTTGGAAGCGGGTCTGCTGCTGCTGACCTGCGGCGTGCATGGCAACGTGATTCGTTTCCTGTACCCGTTAACGGTGCCTGACGATCAGTTCAGCAAGGCCTTGAGCATCCTGACGCGCGTATTAACACGATAG
- the tpx gene encoding thiol peroxidase, which produces MSQNVHFQGNPVPVAGSFPAKGSKAPAFTLVAKDLSDTPLSNYAGKRKILNIFPSIDTGVCAASVRKFNQLGSELDNTVVLCISSDLPFAQSRFCGAEGLNNVVVLSTLRGGEFKEHYGVAIADGALKGLTARAVVVLDENDNVLHSELVNEITTEPDYDAALAVLK; this is translated from the coding sequence ATGTCACAGAACGTACATTTTCAAGGCAATCCTGTGCCAGTAGCAGGGTCATTTCCAGCTAAAGGAAGCAAAGCCCCGGCATTTACGCTGGTGGCTAAAGATCTGTCAGATACCCCGCTCAGCAACTATGCTGGCAAGCGCAAAATCCTGAACATTTTCCCAAGCATCGATACCGGTGTTTGTGCCGCGTCCGTGCGCAAATTCAACCAGTTGGGTTCTGAGCTGGATAACACTGTTGTTCTGTGTATCTCTTCCGACCTGCCGTTCGCGCAGTCCCGTTTTTGCGGTGCGGAAGGTCTGAACAACGTCGTTGTGCTATCTACCCTGCGTGGCGGTGAGTTTAAAGAACACTATGGTGTTGCTATCGCCGATGGCGCGCTGAAAGGCCTGACCGCTCGCGCGGTTGTCGTACTGGATGAAAACGACAACGTGCTGCATAGCGAACTGGTGAACGAAATCACCACTGAA
- a CDS encoding peptide ABC transporter substrate-binding protein, whose product MHYGYSAFYAALMAAMTGNAVAAQVPAGTVLAEKQEIVRHIKDEPASLDPIKAVGLPEAQVARDLFEGLVNQDAKGNIVPGVALRWQTTDNRTFVFTLRDNARWSNGDPVTANDFVYSWRRLVTPENSSPFSWFARLAGIQNAEQILAGKLPADQLGVTAVNDHTLKVQLSKPVPYFVSLTANFSLFPVHQATVEKFGNDWTKPGNLVGNGAFKLDQRVVNEKLVLTQNPYYWDNANTRLTKVTFVPINQESNATKRYLSGDIDITESFPKNLYQKLLKDLPGQVYTPDQLGTYYYAFNTQRAPTNDARVRKALSYAIDRKVIAEKVLGTGEKPAWHFTPDVTAGFKPTESLLQQYSQDELDAQAKALMAAAGYGPNHPLKLSLLYNTSESHQKIAIAVASMWKKTLGVDVRLSNQEWQTYIDSRNSGNFDVVRASWVGDYNEPSTFLSLLTSHHSGNIARFKSANYDRVLDEAGNQTNPQALNADYNRAEQILMDEAPIAPIYQYTNGRLIKPWVKGYPITNPEDVAYSHTLYIEKH is encoded by the coding sequence ATGCACTATGGATATTCTGCATTCTATGCCGCGCTGATGGCGGCCATGACGGGCAATGCCGTCGCGGCACAGGTTCCGGCAGGAACGGTTCTGGCTGAAAAACAGGAAATCGTCCGCCACATTAAAGATGAACCGGCTTCTCTCGATCCGATAAAAGCGGTGGGGCTGCCGGAAGCACAGGTAGCACGTGACCTGTTTGAAGGGTTGGTCAATCAGGATGCCAAGGGGAACATCGTTCCGGGCGTAGCGCTACGCTGGCAGACGACCGATAACCGCACGTTTGTCTTTACTTTGCGTGATAATGCCCGCTGGTCTAACGGTGACCCCGTTACGGCAAACGATTTTGTCTACAGCTGGCGCCGTCTGGTGACACCTGAAAACAGCTCGCCGTTCTCCTGGTTTGCCCGGCTTGCAGGAATTCAGAATGCCGAGCAGATTCTGGCGGGCAAGCTGCCTGCCGATCAGCTTGGCGTGACGGCGGTCAATGACCATACGCTGAAAGTGCAGCTCAGCAAGCCAGTCCCTTATTTTGTCAGCCTGACGGCGAATTTCAGCCTGTTTCCGGTACATCAGGCCACGGTCGAAAAATTCGGGAATGACTGGACGAAGCCGGGCAATCTGGTTGGCAATGGCGCGTTTAAGCTGGATCAGCGCGTCGTTAACGAGAAGCTGGTGCTCACACAGAATCCCTATTATTGGGATAACGCTAACACGCGCCTGACAAAGGTGACCTTTGTTCCCATCAATCAGGAATCGAACGCGACAAAACGCTATCTGTCCGGGGATATCGATATCACCGAGTCATTTCCTAAAAATCTGTATCAAAAACTGCTGAAAGATTTGCCCGGTCAGGTTTATACGCCGGATCAACTTGGCACGTATTATTACGCGTTTAACACCCAGCGCGCGCCGACCAACGATGCCCGAGTGCGAAAAGCGCTGTCTTACGCTATCGACCGTAAAGTGATTGCTGAAAAAGTATTGGGCACGGGGGAAAAACCAGCCTGGCACTTCACACCTGACGTCACCGCAGGTTTCAAACCGACAGAAAGCCTGTTGCAGCAGTATTCTCAGGATGAACTGGATGCGCAGGCAAAAGCGCTGATGGCTGCGGCGGGCTATGGTCCAAACCATCCGCTGAAATTATCGCTGCTGTACAACACTTCGGAAAGCCACCAGAAGATCGCGATTGCCGTGGCGTCCATGTGGAAGAAAACGCTGGGTGTTGACGTCCGCCTGTCCAATCAAGAGTGGCAAACCTACATCGACAGCCGCAATAGCGGCAATTTTGATGTCGTGCGAGCCTCTTGGGTGGGGGACTACAACGAGCCGTCGACATTCCTCTCACTGCTGACGTCCCACCACAGCGGTAACATCGCACGTTTTAAAAGCGCGAATTACGATCGCGTACTGGATGAAGCGGGGAATCAGACTAACCCGCAGGCGCTGAATGCTGACTATAACCGGGCAGAGCAGATATTGATGGATGAAGCACCGATTGCGCCGATCTATCAATATACCAACGGACGTTTGATCAAGCCGTGGGTGAAGGGCTATCCCATTACGAACCCTGAAGACGTGGCCTACAGCCATACGCTTTACATCGAGAAGCATTAA